A genomic region of Triticum urartu cultivar G1812 unplaced genomic scaffold, Tu2.1 TuUngrouped_contig_9900, whole genome shotgun sequence contains the following coding sequences:
- the LOC125532427 gene encoding uncharacterized protein LOC125532427 produces MQGGCIADIGSCGTGFDSASGSVRTKKFRTKGSELTDRKGEKNKAMPRAPSICCSSIDEALSFSSRARCNKRLVLFPSREPRERPAPRRAKLIFKTGSSGALKRAGPLKGRLLCERSSESTRVLRTKGVYNWGAARLFCWRDRMEFFTKFETKEKIKVSL; encoded by the coding sequence ATGCAAGGAGGATGTATAGCTGATATAGGATCTTGTGGAACTGGATTTGATTCTGCAAGCGGTTCGGTACGAACGAAGAAATTTCGAACAAAAGGATCAGAACTCACTGATAGGAAAGGAGAGAAAAACAAAGCAATGCCAAGAGCTCCGTCAATTTGCTGTTCATCGATAGACGAAGCTCTCTCTTTTTCATCTCGTGCCAGATGTAACAAAAGATTAGTCCTTTTTCCTTCTCGCGAACCACGGGAGCGCCCAGCGCCCAGAAGAGCAAAGCTCATTTTCAAAACAGGGTCAAGCGGCGCATTAAAAAGGGCTGGCCCGTTAAAAGGACGCTTACTTTGCGAACGAAGTTCAGAATCAACAAGGGTTCTCCGAACGAAGGGAGTGTACAACTGGGGCGCAGCCCGACTTTTTTGTTGGAGAGATAGAATGGAGTTCTTCACGAAGTTCGAGACAAAGGAAAAAATAAAAGTTTCTCTATAG